A window of the Zeugodacus cucurbitae isolate PBARC_wt_2022May chromosome 4, idZeuCucr1.2, whole genome shotgun sequence genome harbors these coding sequences:
- the LOC105208863 gene encoding probable chitinase 10, which produces MWHLYGVFLCLAFLQSSVMSRKYDQKNDTGFPEICRNRNGVTIPMPGSCTGFFICVDGNAIASSCGSFYHFNTQTGLCDHPFKVNCELKISQTKNITSTPNKKKQGIRSSLPKPKSPNEVVADLSIGPICKKLPTGTFLSKPDSCSQYYVCISQRPYRRTCPPMLHFNATRGLCQDPAMAKCSVQLVNLTKKEIEPTSTNSKEYDIANTDELGNTDSSKMDKICAMTTNGTLFPYPGDCSRFIFCMNNQVLTLICPEGHHFSLRYGRCEWPSIAKCHL; this is translated from the exons ATGTGGCATTTGTATGGTGTTTTCTTATGTCTTGCATTcttgcaaagttctgttatgtCTCGGAAATACGAT CAAAAAAATGATACGGGCTTCCCTGAAATCTGCAGAAATCGGAACGGTGTCACTATACCCATGCCGGGTTCATGTACAGGATTTTTTATTTGCGTCGATGGGAATGCTATAGCCAGCTCATGTGGCAGCTTTTATCATTTCAATACTCAAACCGGACTATGCGATCATCCGTTTAAAGTTAATTGTGAGCTTAAAAtatcacaaacaaaaaatataacatcCACACCCAATAAAAAGAAACAAGGCATTCGTTCATCTTTACCCAAACCGAAAAGCCCTAACGAAGTTGTTGCGGATCTGAGTATCGGTccaatatgcaaaaaattaccGACTGGTACATTTCTGTCAAAACCAGATTCTTGCTCACAATACTATGTGTGCATATCACAGAGACCATATCGCCGTACTTGCCCTCCAATGCTACATTTTAATGCAACAAGGGGATTATGTCAAGACCCAGCAATGGCGAAATGTAGTGTGCAACTTGTAAACTTAACCAAAAAGGAAATCGAGCCTACATCGACTAATTCCAAAGAATACGACATAGCTAATACAGATGAACTAGGCAATACTGATAGTAGTAAAATGGACAAAATTTGCGCAATGACCACAAACGGTACTTTGTTCCCTTATCCAGGAGACTGTAGCCGTTTCATTTTCTGTATGAATAACCAAGTTTTGACATTGATCTGTCCAGAGGGACATCATTTCAGTCTAAGATATGGACGCTGCGAATGGCCCTCCATTGCGAAATGCCACTTATAG
- the LOC114803538 gene encoding uncharacterized protein LOC114803538, which yields MFQLNLQQSSMLLLIFLGLWVALTVAANEMIEQPIRHPDCPLIDDPMHPVQLPYPTDCRKYYTCKNGYGYAMLCENGLQWNLLTYRCDFPYSTKCANSIPGSIYPTNPNNEGSAYPTFEKSFFTIDSADCNKFYKCIPMRCPSFMYWNSLLERCDLLQNGDCRNTPQIWTLPPYIDNSIPTAATPPTASQGDRGPASYSPEYNTDITNLFDLCKTPGIDYVRHPLDCQKFIQCNGFATVQTCGNGLFWNSEVMACDRYCK from the exons a TGTTTCAGTTAAATCTTCAACAATCAAGCATgctacttttgatttttttggggTTATGGGTCGCGTTGACTGTTGCTGCCAATGAAATG ATTGAACAGCCGATTAGGCATCCTGATTGCCCACTGATCGACGATCCAATGCATCCCGTACAATTGCCCTATCCCACCGACTGCAGGAAGTACTATACTTGCAAAAATGGGTACGGTTATGCAATGTTATGCGAGAATGGACTTCAATGGAATCTTCTGACATATCGCTGTGATTTTCCCTACTCTACAAAATGTGCCAACAGCATTCCTGGTTCGATATATCCCACGAATCCTAACAATGAAGGCAGCGCTTATCCCACATTCGaaaaatcatttttcacaatAGACTCTGCAGACTGCAATAAGTTCTATAAGTGCATTCCAATGCGTTGTCCTTCTTTTATGTATTGGAATTCATTACTAGAGAGATGTGATTTACTACAAAATGGCGATTGCAGAAATACGCCACAGATATGGACACTGCCTCCATACATTGATAACTCAATACCAACTGCTGCAACACCTCCAACAGCATCACAAGGGGATCGGGGACCCGCTTCATATTCTCCGGAATACAACACTGatatcacaaatttatttgatttatgcaaAACCCCCGGAATTGACTACGTAAGACATCCACTTGACTgtcaaaaatttattcaatgcaATGGCTTTGCAACTGTGCAGACCTGTGGAAACGGTCTTTTCTGGAATTCAGAAGTAATGGCCTGCGATCGTTACTGCAAATAA